One window of Mangrovibacterium diazotrophicum genomic DNA carries:
- a CDS encoding glycosyltransferase family 4 protein has translation MKIAYTYQGITSHRIGGVSRYFFEIISRLQPRAEISILGKYSKNIYFEGMIDKSEFLRNLRFKGKAKLEFLIQEHNQKTRLRKHNFNIIHHTGEGLSVFKQSNNTPVIITIHDFIPEIFNYQPHRIKIREQAIKNASAIICVSENTKKDLLNFFPKIEQEKVHVIYHGFTSQSKHYSENKLGNYILYVGARTEYKNFEYFTRAIVPVLIEHDIKLVCTGQPFSSYELELIQSLEIGTRTINVGFVDDNTLNTLYYHARCFVYPSLYEGFGIPILEAFGNRCPVCISDTSCFPEIAADAACYFNPKDKNSIKQNLEKILTDDSYRQKLIEIGTERLTFFSWDKAASETLEIYKKTIENASKID, from the coding sequence ATGAAAATTGCATATACTTATCAAGGTATCACAAGCCACCGTATAGGAGGCGTATCAAGATATTTCTTCGAAATTATATCAAGATTGCAACCTCGCGCTGAAATATCTATTTTAGGCAAATATTCTAAGAATATTTATTTTGAGGGAATGATCGACAAAAGTGAATTCTTGAGAAACCTCAGATTTAAAGGTAAAGCAAAACTGGAATTTCTAATACAGGAGCATAATCAAAAAACACGACTCAGAAAACACAATTTTAACATTATACATCATACAGGGGAAGGTCTGAGTGTTTTCAAACAAAGTAATAATACTCCCGTTATAATCACGATCCATGACTTTATTCCCGAAATATTCAACTACCAACCGCATAGGATTAAGATCAGAGAACAAGCGATAAAAAATGCATCCGCAATTATATGTGTTAGTGAGAATACCAAGAAGGATTTATTAAACTTTTTTCCAAAAATTGAGCAAGAAAAGGTTCATGTAATTTACCACGGTTTCACAAGCCAATCCAAACACTATTCCGAGAACAAATTAGGGAATTACATCCTCTACGTAGGAGCACGAACAGAATACAAAAACTTTGAATATTTTACCCGAGCTATAGTGCCAGTACTAATAGAACATGACATTAAGTTGGTTTGTACAGGCCAACCTTTTAGTTCATATGAACTTGAACTGATTCAATCGCTTGAAATTGGTACAAGAACTATTAATGTTGGATTTGTAGACGACAATACTTTAAACACTCTATACTACCATGCTCGTTGTTTTGTTTACCCTTCTCTCTACGAAGGATTCGGAATACCAATTTTAGAGGCCTTTGGCAACAGATGTCCAGTCTGCATCAGTGATACCTCCTGTTTCCCGGAAATAGCAGCTGATGCAGCTTGCTACTTCAACCCAAAAGACAAGAACTCGATCAAACAAAATCTTGAAAAAATTCTCACTGATGACTCATATCGACAAAAATTAATCGAAATAGGAACCGAAAGATTGACTTTCTTTTCTTGGGACAAAGCGGCTAGCGAAACCCTAGAAATATACAAGAAGACTATTGAAAACGCCAGCAAAATTGACTAG
- a CDS encoding capsule assembly Wzi family protein, producing MKEYKTNNKLIKRGMKTQNTIIGLILCLNLQAQVPADTTSNPILHNYNQNLVALSAGNERQNILPGGLEKPVPAVTTAHSQSIAPISEENTYGAFMTAGLFATTDGTVPFWMRSRRFGSIPADGLSASIIAGAHKEYDNTPNQLFAWGAGVEARFNAASNSELILIEGYTKGRLGVFQLKAGRFRETTGLVDSTLSSGAFSVSGNALGIPQIQIGFPDYWDVPLTNGVFALKWSLVHGWMGTYTINDDDGNLRLETYLHQKSIYGRLGKPSWKVKFYAGLNHQVTWGNEKQIYPSWGLSNFETYKYVFLGKAYGTSSIPESKVGNHLGSIDQAMEWDMKSVLFTGYHQFFYDIGGLAKLSNAKDGLWGISLKNKSPKESSWQWQKFLVEFLYSKSQGGEVDSKPRPSGAEDYYNNFLYYEGWSYQGENLGNPLFTTKKYIQEGYPAKSYQYYPNNRLMAFHGGADFSVYDWQCRALLTYSVNWGTYSTSPAERSLGDRIVYHDPPYFPEINQFSALVETRKPLRNGFELGLQFAIDQGDLLYNSVGGGVTLTKRW from the coding sequence ATGAAAGAGTACAAAACGAACAACAAACTCATTAAGAGAGGTATGAAGACGCAAAACACGATCATTGGATTAATTCTTTGTTTAAATCTACAAGCCCAGGTTCCGGCAGACACCACTAGCAACCCGATTCTTCATAATTACAATCAAAACCTGGTTGCACTTTCCGCTGGCAACGAACGCCAAAACATACTACCAGGTGGATTAGAAAAACCTGTTCCTGCAGTAACAACCGCCCATTCACAATCCATCGCACCAATATCCGAAGAGAATACCTACGGTGCGTTTATGACAGCCGGCTTATTTGCCACCACCGACGGAACCGTTCCCTTTTGGATGCGTAGTCGTCGCTTTGGCAGTATTCCCGCTGATGGTTTATCGGCATCAATAATTGCCGGAGCACACAAAGAATATGACAATACTCCAAACCAGCTATTTGCTTGGGGAGCAGGCGTCGAAGCGCGATTCAATGCTGCTTCAAACAGCGAACTAATTCTAATTGAAGGATACACCAAAGGTCGACTGGGAGTCTTTCAATTGAAAGCAGGACGCTTCCGCGAAACCACTGGACTGGTCGACAGCACCCTCTCCAGCGGTGCGTTTTCGGTATCCGGTAATGCGCTGGGCATTCCGCAAATACAAATCGGATTTCCCGATTATTGGGATGTTCCACTAACAAATGGTGTGTTTGCGTTGAAATGGAGCTTGGTGCACGGATGGATGGGAACATACACGATTAACGATGACGACGGTAATCTAAGGCTGGAAACCTACCTGCATCAAAAGTCCATCTATGGGAGATTAGGCAAACCAAGTTGGAAAGTCAAGTTTTATGCCGGTCTGAATCACCAGGTGACCTGGGGAAACGAAAAGCAAATCTACCCCAGTTGGGGCCTGTCAAACTTTGAAACATACAAATACGTTTTTCTTGGTAAAGCTTACGGCACTTCAAGCATCCCCGAATCAAAAGTGGGTAATCATCTGGGATCTATTGACCAAGCCATGGAATGGGACATGAAATCCGTATTGTTTACCGGCTACCACCAGTTTTTCTACGACATTGGCGGGCTTGCCAAGTTGTCGAACGCCAAAGACGGCCTCTGGGGAATTAGCTTAAAAAATAAAAGCCCAAAAGAAAGTAGCTGGCAATGGCAAAAGTTTCTCGTTGAATTTCTGTACTCAAAAAGCCAGGGAGGTGAAGTCGATTCAAAACCACGTCCGTCGGGCGCAGAAGATTATTATAACAACTTTTTATATTACGAAGGATGGTCCTACCAAGGTGAGAACTTGGGGAATCCTTTGTTTACAACCAAAAAATACATTCAAGAAGGTTACCCGGCGAAAAGCTACCAGTATTACCCGAACAACCGATTGATGGCCTTTCACGGAGGTGCCGACTTCAGCGTCTATGACTGGCAATGTCGGGCGCTTTTAACCTACTCGGTGAACTGGGGAACCTACTCCACCAGCCCTGCCGAGCGATCATTGGGAGACAGAATCGTTTATCACGATCCGCCTTACTTTCCAGAGATAAACCAATTCTCTGCCCTCGTGGAAACCCGCAAACCACTGCGTAATGGGTTCGAACTGGGACTGCAATTTGCCATTGACCAGGGAGACCTGCTGTACAATTCGGTTGGCGGCGGCGTTACGCTGACCAAGAGATGGTGA
- a CDS encoding right-handed parallel beta-helix repeat-containing protein, with protein sequence MYGLRYLIERVYGLKGYLMLLHFFWSIGWSGTLAAGGLYEINLADTTVSREIRIISSSTNSLAEQNAFIQSSLTAEDPSLVFAGYSAVGDATPEPVENNAWLAVEAGTIFGVEVEELDFLVGNGTGFDVKSIEAVSKGVVVIPDALSTSLSARSHDYKSDSFGLISTSGSVTNYSFSVIPGQQRDSISVIDEGNENYSVVSSGTSALLSAAFEKSGTSTDPDRSEFTVLNQRAGNNVKVINQTYIASVVPEVSDSLIDFGMEGTYFVSSSEGHDSNDGLSPDRPKKTIAAAVALMPEAGEKVSLKAGDIFEETLNVPLSGSVGSPVVYGAYGIGEKPVISGASDITGWESYKGSIYRAKVGTDVGQVFVDSEPLEISRYPREGYLTISSVQTTTEITSNEINTGIDYAGSKLLFKPNSWSLMTVDVLSSSGGDLTTTAPTSYAYKQNWGFFMLNNASFMTYPGCWYYNSSDGYLYVWLSDSSSPSKRKVAVSVRNTLELGTRKAITIENLNLNASAGHGIDSSPNGGGYITIKNCEINYSCKGGIFLNSQNDYSEIVNNQITNSKWDGIRTIYCDNLDISYNRIENSGLLYSLSTTGTRGQQSGNGISASYSTPGTSHIHHNYVEKAGYCGMVVNGLIEYNVTRNVCLTIDDGGGIYSQANGSIIRYNIIENAFGTTEGEAGAGTTLANGIYFDDNMDRGLAENNFIVRCVQDGIVFHNTTNCMMKNNYVVQCYHGLKCDSDGKNGNSAIGNTVVELNTYLTDYNTYGSLVNIRNRSTVSEWDANTYYTPYNTKPFVSASLDPIYSEFPTWRSNSGLDANSEIYEISKGEEEIYYNETPEIKTVILTGTYYNLKGEQISNVILSPYTGVVVVKAK encoded by the coding sequence ATGTACGGACTTAGGTATTTAATTGAAAGAGTTTATGGATTAAAGGGGTATCTAATGCTTCTTCATTTTTTCTGGAGCATTGGATGGTCTGGAACGCTTGCAGCCGGGGGATTGTATGAAATAAATCTGGCGGATACGACGGTAAGTCGGGAAATCCGAATTATTAGTTCTTCAACGAATAGTCTTGCTGAGCAAAACGCATTTATACAATCGTCGCTTACAGCGGAAGATCCATCATTGGTCTTTGCTGGTTATAGTGCTGTCGGAGATGCGACACCCGAACCGGTTGAGAATAACGCATGGTTGGCTGTTGAAGCCGGCACTATTTTTGGTGTAGAGGTCGAAGAATTGGATTTTCTGGTCGGAAACGGGACCGGATTTGATGTGAAGTCGATCGAGGCAGTGTCGAAAGGTGTGGTTGTGATACCTGATGCGTTGAGTACTTCCTTATCGGCGAGATCACACGACTACAAAAGTGATAGCTTCGGATTAATTTCGACGAGTGGTTCGGTAACCAATTATAGCTTTTCTGTCATTCCTGGGCAGCAACGTGATTCGATTTCAGTAATTGATGAAGGCAACGAGAACTACTCGGTTGTTAGTTCAGGGACTTCGGCGTTGCTGTCGGCAGCTTTTGAAAAATCAGGTACATCAACAGATCCTGATCGGAGTGAATTTACGGTGTTGAATCAACGTGCTGGAAATAATGTCAAAGTCATCAACCAAACTTATATAGCTTCTGTCGTGCCCGAGGTTTCCGATAGTTTGATAGATTTTGGGATGGAAGGAACCTATTTTGTGAGCTCTTCGGAAGGGCATGATTCGAATGACGGCTTGTCTCCTGATCGCCCCAAGAAGACAATCGCTGCAGCGGTTGCATTGATGCCAGAAGCAGGGGAAAAGGTTTCGTTAAAGGCTGGAGATATATTTGAAGAGACTTTAAACGTCCCGCTTAGTGGTAGTGTCGGTAGTCCGGTCGTTTACGGTGCGTATGGTATAGGGGAGAAGCCTGTTATATCGGGGGCGAGCGATATAACAGGGTGGGAGAGCTATAAAGGATCGATTTATCGAGCGAAAGTTGGAACAGATGTGGGGCAAGTATTTGTGGATAGTGAGCCGTTGGAAATTTCCAGATATCCGCGTGAAGGATACCTTACAATTAGTAGCGTACAAACAACCACTGAAATAACAAGTAACGAAATAAACACTGGGATTGATTATGCTGGTTCAAAATTGCTGTTCAAGCCTAATAGTTGGTCATTGATGACTGTTGATGTTTTAAGTTCCAGTGGTGGTGATTTGACGACAACGGCACCAACTTCTTATGCATATAAGCAGAATTGGGGATTTTTTATGCTTAATAATGCTTCGTTTATGACCTATCCCGGTTGTTGGTACTATAATTCATCTGATGGGTATTTATATGTTTGGCTAAGCGATAGTTCTTCACCCTCTAAAAGGAAGGTGGCTGTGTCTGTTCGAAATACATTAGAGTTGGGGACACGTAAGGCAATAACGATTGAAAACCTCAATTTAAATGCTTCAGCAGGGCATGGAATTGATAGTTCACCCAATGGTGGTGGATATATTACGATTAAAAATTGCGAGATAAATTACTCTTGTAAAGGCGGAATCTTTCTGAATAGTCAAAATGATTATTCAGAAATTGTTAATAACCAAATAACTAATAGCAAATGGGACGGGATCCGCACGATATATTGTGATAACTTGGATATTAGTTATAATCGCATTGAAAATTCCGGGTTATTATACTCCCTATCAACTACAGGTACCCGAGGACAGCAAAGTGGTAACGGTATTTCAGCAAGTTACTCTACACCTGGGACTTCCCATATACACCATAATTATGTGGAAAAGGCCGGGTATTGTGGAATGGTTGTCAATGGGCTTATCGAGTATAATGTAACTAGGAATGTTTGCTTGACAATTGATGATGGGGGAGGGATTTATTCGCAGGCTAATGGTAGTATAATTCGCTACAATATTATTGAGAATGCCTTTGGAACGACGGAAGGAGAGGCTGGTGCTGGCACAACACTTGCTAACGGAATTTATTTCGATGATAACATGGATCGTGGTTTAGCGGAAAATAATTTCATCGTTAGATGTGTGCAAGATGGGATTGTTTTTCACAATACAACGAATTGCATGATGAAAAATAATTATGTTGTGCAATGTTACCATGGCTTAAAGTGTGATTCTGACGGAAAAAACGGAAACTCAGCAATTGGGAACACTGTTGTCGAGTTAAATACATATTTGACAGATTACAACACCTACGGTAGTTTGGTTAATATCAGGAACAGATCGACAGTTAGCGAATGGGATGCAAACACATACTATACTCCATACAATACGAAGCCATTTGTTTCTGCGAGTTTGGATCCGATATACTCAGAATTTCCAACTTGGCGGTCTAATTCGGGCTTAGATGCGAATTCTGAAATTTATGAAATTAGCAAAGGCGAGGAGGAAATATATTACAATGAAACACCTGAAATTAAGACAGTTATTTTGACTGGCACTTATTATAATTTGAAGGGAGAGCAAATTTCGAATGTTATTTTATCGCCTTACACTGGAGTGGTTGTCGTAAAAGCCAAGTGA
- a CDS encoding UpxY family transcription antiterminator, whose amino-acid sequence MKKNVNWYAIYVKARHERKVLEALLRKEIECYLPLRTETRQWSDRKKEVEEPLIRGYLFVRINIRSYYDVLVIPGVISFVAFDQKPAVIPDYQIEDLKIFLRDGGKDIEVTNEHIQKGQLVQINEGPLKDVIGEVTELRGKKRILIRIKALGCLVLAELGVNQIERFTEDTPMPSAKK is encoded by the coding sequence GTGAAAAAGAATGTAAACTGGTATGCGATTTATGTAAAAGCCCGCCACGAGCGAAAGGTCTTGGAGGCTTTACTCCGAAAGGAAATAGAGTGTTATTTACCACTGCGAACGGAGACCCGTCAATGGAGTGACAGAAAGAAAGAGGTGGAAGAACCGCTCATCCGTGGTTACTTGTTTGTTCGCATCAATATTCGGAGCTATTACGATGTACTTGTCATCCCCGGGGTTATTAGTTTTGTAGCTTTCGACCAAAAACCAGCGGTCATCCCCGACTATCAAATTGAAGACCTGAAAATATTCCTTCGCGATGGAGGCAAAGACATCGAAGTCACGAACGAACATATCCAAAAAGGTCAGTTGGTGCAAATCAACGAGGGACCATTAAAAGATGTTATTGGAGAGGTGACCGAGTTGCGCGGAAAAAAACGAATTCTTATTCGAATAAAAGCACTTGGCTGTTTAGTACTTGCCGAACTGGGAGTTAACCAAATTGAACGATTCACCGAGGACACCCCAATGCCGTCTGCAAAAAAATAG
- a CDS encoding glycosyltransferase family 4 protein, whose translation MKQILLSAFGCNPYKGSESASGWNWAIELASQGYSVHVLTRSDSKPDITKHPPVDNLHFHFIGLNNGLEKLYTFSIPTMYLYYILWQWKAYRIGKSLHNKYLFHRVHHVSWGSFQQGSFLYKIKTPFIFGPTGGGQKAPESFKEYFLQGWENEIKREKISALFLRFNPACRNMLKKSSAVLVSNTETMEVVRAAGAPKIFYSLDSALSSDFFPKQLPLRNPSLNRMRLLWVGRFMPRKGLPLVIEAMSRLKENKGITLTIVGDGELNDHARRMVSELGLNESVKFTGLLPFSEVRNYYNTHDVFFFTSLRDSGPAQLIEAMAFGLPVVCLNLHGQGYIVSDKTGIRVPVTTPSIVVKELADAINYLASNPQIYERMSRAAYEFARQQEWSNKVATTIRQLY comes from the coding sequence ATGAAACAAATACTACTTTCAGCGTTTGGTTGTAACCCCTATAAAGGCTCCGAATCCGCAAGTGGTTGGAACTGGGCAATAGAATTAGCTAGCCAAGGATATAGTGTTCATGTCCTTACTCGCTCAGATAGCAAACCAGATATTACGAAACACCCTCCAGTTGACAATCTGCATTTTCATTTCATTGGACTAAATAATGGTCTAGAAAAGCTTTACACTTTTTCCATACCAACGATGTATCTCTACTACATACTCTGGCAATGGAAAGCATACCGCATTGGCAAAAGTCTTCACAACAAATACTTATTCCACCGAGTACATCATGTTTCATGGGGTAGTTTCCAACAAGGTTCTTTCCTTTACAAAATAAAGACACCTTTTATTTTTGGACCTACTGGAGGTGGCCAAAAGGCTCCTGAGTCATTCAAGGAGTACTTCCTGCAAGGCTGGGAAAATGAAATCAAGAGGGAAAAGATCAGTGCGTTATTCCTTCGGTTCAATCCTGCTTGCCGCAACATGTTGAAAAAGTCATCCGCTGTTCTAGTTTCAAACACCGAAACCATGGAGGTAGTTAGGGCTGCAGGAGCCCCAAAAATATTTTACTCTCTAGATTCCGCTCTATCAAGTGATTTTTTTCCCAAACAATTACCACTAAGAAACCCTTCATTAAATAGAATGCGGCTTCTCTGGGTTGGAAGATTTATGCCAAGGAAAGGTCTCCCGCTTGTCATAGAAGCAATGAGCCGACTGAAGGAAAATAAAGGTATAACTCTCACAATCGTTGGAGATGGTGAATTAAATGACCACGCCAGGCGAATGGTCTCTGAATTAGGATTAAATGAATCCGTAAAATTCACTGGTCTACTACCATTTTCTGAAGTTAGGAACTACTACAACACCCACGACGTTTTTTTCTTCACCTCACTTCGTGATTCAGGCCCTGCCCAACTAATTGAAGCAATGGCATTTGGATTGCCTGTCGTATGTCTAAATCTACATGGGCAAGGATACATTGTATCTGACAAAACAGGAATTCGCGTACCTGTTACTACGCCGTCAATTGTTGTTAAGGAATTAGCCGACGCAATTAACTATCTAGCGAGTAATCCTCAAATTTATGAACGGATGAGTAGGGCTGCCTATGAATTTGCACGCCAACAAGAATGGAGCAATAAAGTCGCAACTACTATTCGCCAACTCTATTAA
- a CDS encoding polysaccharide pyruvyl transferase family protein, translating to MKNTKIGILTLPFNYNYGGILQTYALQRFLIANGYDTYHIYRDFPEKNKATQIIKDLIKLIIGKNKKTRFEGTLIRKFFDEKVVPKTHRIRTLSDLKKLHKYGFTTFIVGSDQVWRKACIYGDLKTNYFLDFPKDDVNRISYAASFGVDNWEFTSEETVKLKTLLQKFSAVSVRENSGIKLCEEHMGVAANHVPDPVWLLKAEDYRQLIAQESERTEVNGECLAYVLDSTDEKKKIIQDAAEKLGYQTFTISYGNNGVKPSVITWLKAFAEAKFVVTDSFHGCVFSILFNKPFLVIGNITRGLSRFSSVLSELNLENRMIFTEKDDYLAIVGKPIDWDTINKEIEEKRAKARNFIFSSIK from the coding sequence ATGAAAAATACGAAAATCGGAATCCTAACCCTGCCATTCAATTACAACTACGGAGGGATTCTTCAAACATACGCATTACAACGCTTCCTGATTGCAAACGGATACGACACCTACCATATTTACAGAGATTTTCCTGAAAAAAATAAAGCGACTCAAATCATAAAGGATCTCATCAAATTAATAATTGGCAAGAATAAAAAAACGCGTTTTGAAGGCACACTTATCCGAAAGTTTTTTGATGAGAAAGTCGTACCCAAAACCCATCGGATAAGAACCTTGTCGGATCTAAAGAAACTTCATAAATACGGGTTCACAACATTTATAGTCGGCAGCGACCAAGTTTGGAGAAAAGCATGTATTTACGGAGATTTGAAAACGAACTATTTCCTTGATTTCCCGAAAGATGATGTAAACAGGATATCGTACGCGGCATCGTTCGGTGTCGACAACTGGGAGTTCACCTCGGAGGAAACGGTCAAACTTAAAACACTGTTGCAAAAATTCAGTGCGGTTTCAGTTCGGGAAAACTCCGGGATAAAGCTTTGTGAAGAACATATGGGAGTGGCCGCAAACCACGTACCAGACCCAGTGTGGCTCTTGAAGGCGGAAGACTATAGACAACTTATAGCGCAGGAATCCGAGCGAACTGAAGTTAATGGAGAGTGCCTGGCTTACGTACTAGATAGTACCGACGAGAAGAAAAAAATCATCCAGGATGCAGCCGAAAAACTAGGCTACCAAACATTTACGATAAGTTACGGCAACAACGGAGTCAAACCCTCGGTCATAACCTGGTTAAAGGCTTTTGCTGAAGCGAAATTTGTAGTCACCGATTCCTTCCATGGATGTGTCTTTTCAATCCTGTTTAACAAGCCATTTCTTGTAATCGGGAACATAACCCGAGGTCTATCAAGATTTAGTTCTGTATTGAGCGAATTAAACCTTGAAAACCGAATGATATTCACAGAAAAAGATGACTACCTTGCCATAGTTGGAAAACCAATTGATTGGGATACCATCAACAAAGAGATTGAAGAAAAAAGAGCAAAAGCCCGAAACTTCATATTTTCTTCGATCAAATAG
- a CDS encoding MATE family efflux transporter has translation MGAAKRVAMNTGFLYARMAITVFISLYSTRLVLAALGETDYGIFNVVGGAIAMLTFLNIAMTTATQRFMSYAQGEKDAEKQKYIFNASIILHIGISILVVALLEAASYFLFNGILEIPQERVSVAKIVYQITLISTFFMIISVPYDAVINAHENMLFVAVLGIFEAVIKLAIAYYITFTVHDKLKMYGVLMVALPVFILLVRSIYCHRKYAEVILNPRKYSNKALLKEMTSFAGWSLLDSSASIISMQGISILINSFFGVVVNAAQGITNQVSGQLMAFSTTMLKALNPVIVKSEGEKNRDNMLKASLTGNKISFFLMAILSIPVIIEMPTIFKFWLKDVPEYAIVFCQLNLVRSMLSQLTITFPTAIGATGKIKQFSFWNSIIFILLLPASYIAFKFGAPPPAIYVNLLLMSMGLSACRVYYTHKICNLDVNDFLKNVLLKSILTAALIYIVGSLPSLFLEEGLFRVILTIAVSGVSSLIIIFSVGLNEKERQLIKNGISAVLGKIRRKTAQSITN, from the coding sequence ATGGGAGCCGCGAAACGAGTAGCAATGAATACCGGATTTCTTTACGCCAGAATGGCCATCACGGTATTTATCTCACTCTATTCAACACGACTTGTTCTGGCAGCCTTGGGCGAAACCGACTACGGTATTTTCAATGTCGTCGGTGGAGCAATCGCGATGTTAACATTCCTGAACATCGCTATGACAACTGCCACGCAGCGATTTATGTCCTATGCTCAGGGAGAGAAAGATGCAGAAAAGCAAAAATACATTTTCAATGCATCCATCATATTACACATCGGAATATCTATTCTGGTTGTAGCCTTGTTAGAAGCTGCATCCTATTTCCTTTTTAACGGTATACTCGAAATACCACAAGAGCGGGTCTCGGTTGCCAAGATTGTCTATCAAATCACTTTGATCAGCACTTTCTTCATGATTATTTCCGTTCCGTATGACGCAGTGATCAACGCACACGAGAATATGCTGTTTGTCGCAGTATTGGGAATATTTGAAGCAGTAATTAAGTTGGCAATTGCTTATTATATAACATTCACAGTTCACGATAAACTTAAGATGTACGGCGTTCTGATGGTCGCCCTTCCTGTTTTTATTCTGCTGGTGAGAAGTATCTACTGCCATCGAAAGTATGCTGAAGTCATACTGAACCCCAGAAAATACTCAAACAAAGCCTTACTCAAGGAGATGACAAGCTTTGCTGGCTGGTCACTCTTGGATAGCTCCGCCAGCATCATATCCATGCAAGGTATCTCGATCCTCATCAATTCCTTCTTTGGCGTGGTTGTAAACGCAGCTCAAGGAATCACCAATCAAGTGTCAGGCCAGTTAATGGCTTTTTCCACTACAATGCTAAAAGCGCTTAACCCGGTGATTGTAAAAAGCGAAGGTGAAAAGAACAGGGATAATATGCTAAAAGCATCCCTAACCGGAAATAAGATATCCTTCTTCCTAATGGCTATCTTATCGATCCCTGTTATCATAGAGATGCCGACGATCTTCAAATTTTGGCTAAAAGATGTTCCGGAGTACGCAATCGTATTCTGTCAATTAAATTTAGTACGTTCAATGTTGAGCCAATTAACAATTACCTTCCCAACAGCAATTGGGGCGACTGGTAAAATAAAGCAATTTAGCTTCTGGAATTCAATCATCTTTATTTTGCTGCTACCCGCAAGTTATATTGCGTTCAAATTCGGAGCACCTCCTCCGGCTATCTATGTAAATCTGCTGCTCATGAGCATGGGGTTGTCCGCGTGCCGGGTTTACTATACGCATAAAATATGCAATCTGGATGTCAATGATTTCCTCAAAAACGTGTTATTGAAAAGCATTCTAACTGCAGCACTTATCTATATTGTGGGCAGTTTACCCAGCCTGTTTCTGGAAGAAGGCCTGTTCAGAGTAATCCTAACGATAGCAGTTTCTGGTGTATCATCATTAATAATCATATTTAGTGTCGGATTGAATGAGAAAGAACGTCAATTGATTAAAAATGGGATTTCGGCGGTTCTGGGAAAGATTCGAAGAAAAACGGCACAGAGCATAACAAACTAA
- a CDS encoding glycosyltransferase family 2 protein produces the protein MKSIAVLLTVFNRKEKTLACLQSFFNADLPAELNSLEVFLVNDGCTDGTPDAVKAAYPSVNIINGTGNLFWNRGMHLAWKEATQIKIYDYFLWINDDTFFYTHALQALYKTTILYNDERIVVGTTCAVNNSKVITYGGRDKNGSLIIPQEYPTDCGFFNGNIVLIPSSVFEIVGMNDPCFRHALGDFDYGLRASKLGIKSVVAPGILGKCDEHESLATWCDPAKSLSKRWKAFRSPLGQDPEEFFIFESRHNGLLKACFHYLTNHLRVLAPWIWTT, from the coding sequence ATGAAATCAATCGCGGTTCTTCTAACAGTGTTTAACCGAAAAGAAAAGACATTGGCATGCCTTCAATCATTTTTTAATGCTGACCTTCCAGCAGAACTAAACTCACTGGAAGTATTTCTTGTAAATGACGGGTGCACAGACGGAACTCCAGATGCCGTAAAGGCGGCATATCCTTCGGTCAATATCATCAACGGTACAGGAAATCTCTTTTGGAATAGAGGTATGCATCTTGCTTGGAAAGAAGCTACACAAATAAAAATCTACGACTACTTTCTATGGATAAATGATGACACCTTTTTCTACACCCATGCTCTCCAAGCTCTTTACAAAACTACGATCCTATACAACGACGAAAGAATTGTCGTTGGTACAACCTGCGCCGTTAATAATTCCAAAGTGATCACTTACGGAGGCAGAGATAAAAACGGCTCTCTGATTATTCCTCAAGAATATCCCACTGACTGCGGCTTCTTTAATGGAAACATCGTATTAATTCCGTCATCTGTTTTTGAGATCGTCGGCATGAACGACCCTTGTTTCAGACATGCATTAGGAGATTTTGACTACGGACTTCGGGCATCAAAACTAGGCATTAAATCCGTTGTAGCTCCCGGAATACTGGGCAAATGCGACGAACACGAAAGTTTAGCGACTTGGTGCGATCCTGCAAAATCGCTTTCCAAAAGATGGAAAGCTTTCAGGTCTCCATTGGGACAAGATCCCGAAGAGTTTTTTATATTCGAAAGCAGACATAATGGCTTATTGAAAGCTTGCTTTCATTATTTAACAAACCACTTACGTGTACTCGCCCCATGGATTTGGACAACTTAA